In Posidoniimonas polymericola, one genomic interval encodes:
- a CDS encoding cytochrome c, protein MSNARPPAAFRRSCFFLACLGLASLAHGSHDWAPQPVAEPALPNAMWLTERVISGGSPVGDEGFAALKRLGVNTVLSVDGARPDIAAAKRHGLAYVHLPHGYDGIPAVRAKELSKAVADLPGPIYIHCHHGKHRSPAAAAVACIGVGKLSVAQGSEVLAAAGASPRYIGLFASVRAAERFDRATLDALSSDFPEVSEPPLLVQSMIDLEHASDRVAQIQQSGWQTPANHPDLAPAHEGLLLREHYTELLRLEEAQAKPEGFRKLAQQGEEAAARLEDALRQANSERQRRLANDAYAGVTQNCRDCHARFRDVSPASHKVVSDK, encoded by the coding sequence ATGAGCAACGCGAGACCGCCCGCCGCGTTTCGGCGGTCCTGCTTCTTTTTGGCCTGCCTCGGGCTGGCCTCGCTCGCACACGGCAGCCACGACTGGGCGCCACAGCCCGTTGCGGAGCCCGCGCTGCCAAACGCGATGTGGCTCACAGAACGAGTTATTTCTGGCGGTTCCCCGGTGGGGGACGAAGGCTTCGCCGCGCTCAAGCGGCTTGGCGTAAATACGGTGCTGAGCGTGGATGGCGCCCGGCCCGATATCGCCGCCGCCAAACGCCACGGCCTGGCGTACGTGCATCTACCGCACGGGTACGATGGTATCCCCGCTGTGCGCGCGAAGGAACTCTCCAAGGCGGTCGCCGACCTGCCGGGGCCAATCTACATTCATTGCCACCACGGCAAGCACCGCAGCCCGGCGGCGGCGGCGGTCGCCTGTATCGGCGTAGGCAAACTGAGTGTCGCTCAAGGCAGCGAGGTTCTAGCGGCCGCCGGCGCGAGCCCAAGGTATATCGGGTTGTTCGCGTCCGTTAGGGCTGCTGAGCGATTCGATCGGGCGACGCTCGACGCGCTGTCTTCGGACTTCCCGGAAGTCTCCGAGCCGCCGCTACTGGTGCAATCGATGATTGATCTCGAGCACGCCAGTGACCGTGTCGCCCAAATCCAGCAGTCCGGCTGGCAGACGCCGGCCAACCACCCCGATCTTGCGCCTGCCCACGAGGGGTTACTCCTCCGCGAGCACTACACCGAGCTGCTGCGTCTCGAAGAGGCCCAGGCCAAGCCCGAGGGATTCCGAAAGCTAGCCCAGCAGGGGGAAGAGGCCGCTGCCAGGTTGGAGGACGCCCTGCGGCAGGCAAACAGCGAGCGGCAACGGCGGCTAGCGAACGACGCCTACGCTGGCGTGACGCAGAACTGCCGCGATTGCCACGCCCGATTCCGCGACGTCTCGCCGGCGTCGCACAAAGTTGTTTCGGATAAGTAG
- the pyk gene encoding pyruvate kinase → MPLPNDIRHLARTKIVATVGPSSSDPETLAAMIRAGADVFRLNMAHGGPEEQQINVDNIRRVSEELDTPIGILVDLAGPKFRLGEIDNDRIFCETDAEFWFVEGKERKEPNEFTCSYAPLVRELSVGDQVMLADGTVSMVVIGKEPGRAQMRVVQRGVIRSRQGINLPGVKLSAPAISVVDHQHAIWAADAGVDFVSLSFVRAPDEVRALRDILRSNNSEAYVVSKIEKREAIDRIEEIVSASDAVMVARGDLGVEIDVAEMPVQQKRIIQTCHRYQKPAIIATQMLDSMHESLRPKRAEVTDVANAVLDGADACMLSGETAIGQYPVETVAMMNRICLATEASIADQPPRHNDGGVSPVLHDITRAVVRGAGAMAHSLRAKLVVVASYSGRTALALSQQRHTTPTIGVSQNQQTLRRMCLYWGVTPLTGAPAEDMQQLIRHADTWACRVGFASKGDRIVILGGSHLAAGPGGNAKGVHDVVVVHEVEGAV, encoded by the coding sequence ATGCCCCTACCCAACGATATCCGTCACCTCGCCCGCACCAAGATTGTCGCCACGGTCGGCCCTAGTTCGTCGGACCCGGAGACGCTGGCCGCGATGATCCGCGCCGGAGCCGACGTGTTCCGGCTGAACATGGCCCACGGGGGGCCCGAAGAACAGCAGATTAATGTCGACAATATCCGCCGGGTGAGCGAGGAGCTGGATACCCCGATCGGGATCCTGGTCGACCTGGCTGGTCCCAAGTTCCGCCTGGGTGAAATCGACAACGATCGGATCTTCTGCGAGACCGACGCCGAGTTCTGGTTTGTCGAGGGTAAGGAACGCAAGGAGCCCAACGAGTTTACCTGCAGCTACGCCCCGTTGGTGCGCGAGCTCTCAGTAGGCGACCAGGTGATGCTGGCCGACGGCACCGTCAGCATGGTGGTGATCGGCAAGGAGCCCGGTCGCGCCCAGATGCGGGTTGTGCAGCGGGGCGTGATCCGCAGCCGCCAGGGCATCAACCTGCCCGGCGTAAAGCTCAGCGCGCCGGCCATCAGCGTCGTCGACCACCAGCACGCCATCTGGGCCGCCGACGCGGGCGTCGACTTTGTCAGCCTCAGCTTCGTCCGCGCCCCGGACGAGGTGCGGGCGCTGCGTGACATCCTCCGCTCGAACAACTCCGAAGCGTACGTGGTCTCGAAGATCGAGAAACGCGAAGCGATCGACCGGATCGAAGAGATCGTCTCGGCGAGCGACGCGGTGATGGTCGCCCGCGGCGACCTGGGCGTCGAGATCGACGTGGCCGAGATGCCGGTGCAGCAGAAGCGGATCATCCAGACCTGCCACCGCTACCAGAAGCCGGCCATCATCGCGACCCAGATGCTCGACAGCATGCACGAGTCGCTGCGCCCCAAGCGGGCCGAGGTGACCGACGTGGCCAACGCTGTCCTGGACGGCGCGGACGCGTGCATGCTGTCCGGCGAGACCGCGATCGGCCAGTACCCGGTTGAGACGGTCGCCATGATGAACCGCATCTGCTTGGCTACTGAGGCCAGCATCGCCGATCAGCCGCCCCGCCACAACGACGGTGGCGTGTCCCCGGTGCTGCACGACATCACCCGCGCCGTGGTGCGGGGGGCTGGCGCCATGGCGCACTCGCTGCGGGCCAAGCTGGTGGTGGTGGCCAGCTACTCGGGCAGAACCGCGTTGGCGCTCTCGCAGCAGCGGCACACGACGCCCACAATTGGGGTCAGCCAGAACCAGCAGACGCTGCGGCGGATGTGCCTGTACTGGGGCGTGACCCCACTGACCGGCGCTCCCGCGGAGGACATGCAGCAGCTCATCCGACACGCGGACACCTGGGCCTGCCGCGTCGGATTTGCCTCCAAAGGCGACCGGATCGTGATCCTCGGCGGCAGCCACCTGGCCGCAGGGCCGGGCGGAAACGCCAAGGGCGTGCACGACGTGGTCGTCGTGCACGAGGTCGAGGGCGCGGTCTAG
- a CDS encoding SDR family NAD(P)-dependent oxidoreductase — protein sequence MSYWNGKSALVTGGSAGLGLALARTLVTEGARVTICGRGPDRLEKAADGLRGLGGDVLCVACDVAHAGETRRAVDAAAERFGGLHFACCCAGESMRGDVISTSRERFEELMAVNFLAAVDMAHAAGPLLEANRGHLTFIGSLASKFAPRYLGAYPASKHAVAALAQQLRLERGPEGLHVLLVCPGPIARPDGGQRYQQQTSDLPEAANRPGGGAKVKSIAPDVLSQKLLAACEKRQSELVIPAKARILAALTQLSPKWGDWALSKQTSK from the coding sequence GTGAGCTACTGGAACGGTAAATCGGCCTTAGTGACCGGCGGTTCGGCCGGGCTGGGGCTCGCCCTGGCCCGGACGCTCGTCACGGAGGGCGCGCGGGTGACGATCTGCGGCCGCGGGCCCGATCGGCTCGAGAAGGCCGCCGACGGTCTGCGCGGCCTCGGCGGCGACGTCCTTTGCGTTGCGTGCGATGTCGCTCATGCCGGCGAGACCCGGCGGGCGGTCGACGCTGCGGCCGAGCGGTTTGGCGGGCTCCACTTCGCGTGCTGCTGCGCTGGAGAATCGATGCGGGGCGACGTGATCTCGACCTCGCGGGAGCGGTTCGAGGAGCTGATGGCGGTCAACTTCCTGGCCGCGGTCGACATGGCGCACGCGGCCGGGCCGCTGCTCGAGGCGAATCGGGGCCACCTGACGTTTATTGGCTCGCTGGCGAGCAAGTTCGCCCCCCGGTACCTCGGCGCCTACCCCGCCAGCAAGCACGCGGTCGCGGCGTTGGCTCAGCAGCTGCGGCTCGAACGCGGCCCCGAGGGACTGCACGTGCTGCTTGTCTGCCCGGGCCCCATCGCCCGCCCCGATGGTGGGCAGCGTTATCAGCAGCAAACGAGCGACCTCCCAGAGGCCGCCAACCGGCCGGGGGGCGGAGCCAAGGTTAAGTCAATCGCGCCCGACGTCCTCTCCCAAAAGCTGCTTGCGGCGTGCGAGAAGCGTCAGAGCGAGCTGGTCATCCCCGCCAAGGCCCGGATCCTCGCCGCCCTGACGCAGCTCAGCCCCAAGTGGGGCGACTGGGCGCTCAGCAAACAAACTAGCAAGTAG
- a CDS encoding MazG nucleotide pyrophosphohydrolase domain-containing protein produces the protein MASQLSLSDFQQLIRDMYLEKDRQRGVDATFMWLMEEVGELASALREGTPEELRGEFADVLAWLTTIANVADIDLTQAVREKYGDGCPGCGALVCCCEGEKP, from the coding sequence ATGGCCAGCCAGCTCTCTCTCTCTGACTTTCAACAACTGATCCGGGACATGTACCTTGAGAAGGACCGCCAGCGTGGCGTCGACGCCACCTTCATGTGGCTGATGGAAGAGGTAGGCGAGCTGGCCTCCGCGCTCCGGGAGGGAACCCCCGAAGAGCTGCGGGGCGAATTCGCCGACGTGCTCGCCTGGCTGACCACCATCGCCAACGTCGCGGACATCGACCTCACCCAGGCCGTCCGCGAGAAGTACGGCGACGGCTGCCCCGGTTGCGGCGCGTTGGTCTGCTGCTGCGAAGGCGAAAAACCGTAG